ACGCTGGACCAGCGCACTCAGGAATGAATCACGGCGAAGCAGGAGGAATGGATCACTCGATGCGTGATATGTCTCTCGCGCCTGGGGTTAAAGATACACCAACCGTGCAGAGTATCTCTCCTATGCCAGTCGACAGGATGGGCGAGCCAGGACAGGGATTGCAAGATGTTGGGCACAAGGTTCTCGTCTATCGTGATCTGGTGGCGGTTGAGCGCAATCCAGACGTGCGCGCTCCAAGTCGGACCTTGCAAATTCATCTGACCGGCAACATGGAGCGCTACATGTGGGCATTCGATGGGGTAAAGCTCAACGAGGTGAAAAAACCGATCCCCTTTACTGAAGGCGAACGTGTGCGCGTGACCCTTGTGAATGACACAATGATGGGCCATCCCATCCATCTTCACGGTCACTTTTTCGAGCTTGTGACCGGGCACGGCGACTATGCTCCGCGTAAGCATACGATTCAGGTTCAACCTGGTGGAACAGCTACTTTCGATTTTACAGCTGATGCAGTCGGCGACTGGGCTTTTCACTGCCACTTGCTCTATCACATGCACGCAGGGATGATGCAGGTGGTTACGGTCAGACCTCGAAAAGGAAGTGCATCATGAAGTTATCTCATATTCCCGGCGCTGCATTAGCACTCGGCTTGGCTATCCCTGGGCTATCGCAGACACATGATCATAATTCGCAAAAAGAAAAAGTTTCGGAAACAAAGCCTAACGCTAAGCCTGAAGCTGCGGAAGCCTGTACACCCGAGCACGCTGCGATGGGGCATTGCACGCCTAAAGAACCGGCACACTCAGCAGCAGGCAAGCATCACGAGGCTGGAGCTGTTAAGCAGTCGGATAAGGCGTCACCACCAGACGATCCCGATTGTCCCCCAGAACATGCAGCTATGGGGCATTGTACTCCGAAGAAACCTATTGCCGCTTCTCAAGCTAACGGCACTGCGACAGGTACCGATCTACCCGCGGGAAATGCTCCAGCACCCGAAGCTCCGGAAGTCAACTATGCTGATAAGGTCTGGGGCAAAGAGGCTATGGCTCCGGTCCGAGCGAATATGTACAACGAGCACGGCGGTATGATCTCGTCGATGTTCCTACTTGACCTTGCTGCGGCTCGCTTCCGTGACGGCGAAGATGGCTATCAATGGGACGCTGAAGCTTGGCTCGGCGGTGATCTCAATCGTATCGTTATCAAATCAGAGGGCGAGAGCTACAGTGATGAGGAAGTAGAGGAAGCTGAAGTACAAGCAATCTATAGCCGAGCCATTGGCCCGTATTTTGACTTTCAAGCGGGAGTCAGGCATGACGTCCGGCCTGAACCCTCAAGGACCTATCTTGCATTAGGTTTTGAAGGTCTTGCACCCTACTGGACTGAGGTCGAGGGAACGCTTTTCATTTCAGACGAAGG
This region of Oligoflexus sp. genomic DNA includes:
- a CDS encoding copper resistance protein B — encoded protein: MKLSHIPGAALALGLAIPGLSQTHDHNSQKEKVSETKPNAKPEAAEACTPEHAAMGHCTPKEPAHSAAGKHHEAGAVKQSDKASPPDDPDCPPEHAAMGHCTPKKPIAASQANGTATGTDLPAGNAPAPEAPEVNYADKVWGKEAMAPVRANMYNEHGGMISSMFLLDLAAARFRDGEDGYQWDAEAWLGGDLNRIVIKSEGESYSDEEVEEAEVQAIYSRAIGPYFDFQAGVRHDVRPEPSRTYLALGFEGLAPYWTEVEGTLFISDEGDLFARFEGRYDQLITQKFVLETGGEINLSAQDVEDEAIGSGLVDAEFSLRLRYEIEREIAPYFGVSWKSTFGETASLARANGEGKDHSSLLVGLRLWM